A stretch of DNA from Thiomicrospira sp. XS5:
TCCGCGTTACAACATGTATCGTACGGCGTCTTTCTCCGCCCAAACCGGGGATGATTTCAGTTCCGGTCAGGCGATTGACGCCTTTGAAAAACTGGGCAAGCAAGAAATGCCGAAGACCTATGAAATTGCCTGGACGGGGATGACATTGCAGGAACTGGAAGCCGGCGACTTGGTGGTGTTCATTTTCGCATTGGCGATTCTGTTTGCCTATCTGTTCCTGGTGGCCCAGTATGAAAGTTGGTCGGTACCCATGTCGGTCATCACTTCGGTGGCGATTGCGGTCTTCGGCTCCTTGCTGCCGTTGTATTTACTGCCGGGCATGGACAATAACCTCTATACCCAGATCAGTATCGTTCTGATGATCGGTTTGGCGAGTAAGAACGCCATCTTGATGGTGGAATTCGCCAAAATGCGGCGTGAAGAAGGGGAAACCGTTGTCAACGCTGCGATTGATGCGGCTCACCTGCGTTTCCGTCCGTTGATGATGACGGCCTTGGCCTTCCTGTTGGGGGTTCTGCCGTTGCTGTTCGCCACCGGTGCCGGTGCGGTGAGCCGTTATTTCGTTGGGGTCACGGTCATCGGCGGCATGTTGTTCGCCGCGGCCATTGCCGTCTTCTTCATCCCGGTGTTGTATGTGTTCTTCCAAAGCCTGCGTGAAGGGGTTAAAACCAAGCTGTTCGGAATGGATCCGGACCGTGCCGCGGGTATTCCGGAAGTGCATGACGATGATCTGAAAAAAGCCTGACGATTTGGTCAAAGGGGCATGGAATCCATGCCTCGCTTGAATTGAAAAAACGCCCAGGCCTGGGCGTTTTTGCTATTTGGGGAAACCGTTCTAGCGGGGGAAGGCGCCGTTGTTGATGTCGATGCAGACGCCGTTGATGTACTCCGGCGAGTCGGTGCCGAGCCAGCCAATGGTGTCGGCGACCTCTTTGGCGGTGGCGAAACGGCCGGAAATGGTGTTTTGTTTGAAGGCCGCCCGGCGCGCTTCGGGAATGACATCCAGCATATCGGTTTCCGCCGGGCTGGGCGCGACGGCATTAATCAGCACGCCTTGCGGCCCGAAAATTTTCGAGAAGCTTTTGGTGGCGTTGATCAGGCCCGCTTTACTGATGCCGTACCAGACGTCCGGATGGCCGATTTGCCCGGCAATGGAAGCGTTATTGACAATGCGGCCGTGGCCACGTTCGGCCATGCGCGCGCCAATGATTTCCATCAGGCGGACCGGCGCTTCCAGGTTCAAGCGCATTA
This window harbors:
- a CDS encoding SDR family NAD(P)-dependent oxidoreductase, translated to MKRPSVLITGGNKGIGLETSRYFLGKQHRVIVLARDFDDFPLSGSDHVTTLAYDLQNLESLPELIDHLGQIDVLVNNAGVMHSLPYHDYPQAKIDQLMRLNLEAPVRLMEIIGARMAERGHGRIVNNASIAGQIGHPDVWYGISKAGLINATKSFSKIFGPQGVLINAVAPSPAETDMLDVIPEARRAAFKQNTISGRFATAKEVADTIGWLGTDSPEYINGVCIDINNGAFPR